Sequence from the Actinomyces slackii genome:
CCAACAGGTAGTTGCACTTCATTACCAGTAACTGTAGCGTAGCACTGGTAACATATTGCAACTACTTGCGAGCGATGCTCGCGTGAGGTGAACACAGCATGCAGGCATTCGTCCTGGAGAAGTACGGCGCCCCCTTCAAGGAGGTGCTGATGCCGCGCCCCAAGCCCGGACCCGGCCAGGTGCTGGTGCGCGTGGCCGCCGCCGGCGTCAACCACGCCGATGAGCGCAGCCGTGCCGGCGAGTTCAAGGCGCTCTTCCGCCCTCGCCTGCCGGTCGTTGCCGGAGGGGAGCTCTCCGGCGAGGTCGTGGCCCTGGGCAGGGGCGTCTCGGGCTTCAGTGCGGGCCAGCCGGTGATCGCCTACACCGGAGCGATTCGGATGGGAGCCTGGGCCGAGTACGTCGTCGTCGACCAGGACGCCCTCGCACCCGCGCCCACGACCGTCCCGCTCGTCGATGCGGCCGCCCTTCCGGTGGTCGGACTCACCGCGTGGCAGGCGCTGGTGACGCTGGGGCGGATCACGGCGGGCAAGAGGGTGCTCATCCACGGAGGCACAGGGGGCGTGGGATCGGTCGCGATCCAGCTCGCCAAGCACTTGGGCGCGGAGGTCGCCACCACGGTCTCGGCCTCCAACGCCGACTTCGCCCGCAGCCTCGGGGCTGATGAGGTCATCGACTACCGCGGCGAGGACTTCGTCTCGCGGCTGGCGGGCAGCCCTGTGGATCTGGTGCTCGACACCCAGGGCGGCGACACGACGATGCGCTCGCTCGAGGTCCTTCGCCCCGGCGGACTGGTCGTTGGCATCGCCGCAACGCCCGACCCGGCGATGGCCGACCAGGCCGGTGCGCCCCTGCCGATCAAACTGGCCCTGGCCGCCATGAGCGCCAGGCTCCGACGCCGCGCCGCCAGGCTCGGGGTCCGTTACCGCTTCCTGTTCATCGAGCCCGATGGCGCGGCGCTGACGACGCTGGCCGGCCTGGTCGACGAGGGCGTGCTCAAGCCCGTCGTCGACCGTGTGCTGCCCTTCGCCCAGACGCGCCAGGCTCTCCAGCAGGTGCTCGCCGGAGGAGCCCGCGGCAAAGTACTGGTCTCCACCAGGCCCGACGCCGTGACCACGGAGGCCGCGCATGCCGCCGCCGATGCCCCCAGCTCCCGGCCAGGGCAGGCAGGAGACAACGCCGGCGAGCAGCGCCCCACCACCTGGTCCGAGACTCCCAACAGTCGGCTCGCCGTCGGCGGGGAGCATCTGGTCTACCGGGACCTGGGACCATTGGGAGGCACTCCCGTCATCCTGCTCACGCATCTGGGAGCCCCCCTTGATGAGTGGGACCCGGCGGTGGTCAATGCCTTGGCCGCCAACCACCGCGTCGTGGCCCTGGAGTTGACCGGCATGGGCAGCTCCACCGGCACCGTCCCGGGGACGATCCAGGAGATGGCCGGCACCGCGCGGGCCATGATCGCCAGCCTTGGATTCGAGCAGGTCGACCTGCTCGGCTTCTCCCTGGGCGGCTTCATCGCCCAGCAGATCGCTCTGGACGACCCTGCCCTGGTGCGCCGCCTGGTGCTGGCCGGCACCGGCCCCGCGGGCGGGCGCGGCATCGACCGTGTCACCGGAGGCGCGTACGTCTACTGGGACATGCTGCGCGGCGCCCTGCACCGCACCGACGCCAAGGAGTTCCTCTTCTTCCCCCGCACCCCTGCTGGCAGGGCCGCGGCCAAGGACTACCTCGCTCGCATCAAGGAGCGCGTGATGGCCCGCAACCGGCCGACGACGCTGGGCCGCCTCAACCGGCAGCTCGCCGCCGTGCGGCGGTGGGGCTCTCAGGAGCCGCAGGACCTGTCGAGGATCACGGCGCCGACCCTCATCGCCAACGGCGACCACGACCGCATGATCCCCTCCGGGCTCTCCGAGGACATGCACCGCCGCATCCCGGGCAGCACGCTGGTGATCTACCCCGACTCCGGCCATGGGGCCGTGTTCCAGCACCACGAGGACTTCACCCGGATCCTGCTGGACCACCTCGAGGCCTGAGGGGCGGTTCTCCGCCCCGCCCTTTCGCCGAGGTAGACATTTTCCGCCGAGATCGACGGAGAATGCGTCTACCTCGGCGGAAAATGTCTACCTCGGCGCGAGTGCGGGCGGGCGCGGGTGAGGGCAGGCACGGGTGTGCACGGGCAGCGGGCCGCAACCTGGGCGCGCCGGCCCGGGCACGGGTGGGGCATGCGAGAATCGGGGCGTGAGTCTCGATCCTTCCGCCGCGTCCGCCTCCTCTCCCGACTCCGATCTGCCCGACGTCGAGTCCCTGACCTATGAGCAGGCGCGCGAGGAGCTGGTCGGCGTCGTCCAGCGCCTCGAGGCCGGCTCGGCGCCCCTGGAGGACTCCCTGGCCCTGTGGGAGCGGGGCGAGGCCCTGGCCGCGCGCTGCCAGGTCTGGCTCGATGACGCCCGCGCCCGCCTGGCCGCCGTCGCCGAGCAGGAAGGACAGGACGGGCAGGACACTCAGGGCTAGCGAGACAGGCCCCGTCATTGCGCCCCGCGGGACGGGCGCCCTCGCTAGGCTGACCCCATGAGAGCGCCTCGAGGCCCTGGCCAGCCGACCGAGGCCTACCCAACTCGGCCGCACCGCCCGCTGTCCCAAAGGAGCACACCCATGAGCGCACCCGGCCGCCCCGGAACCGCCCTCGTCATCGGCGAGGCACTGGTCGACGTCGTCATCCACCCCGGCGCCGAGCCGGTCGACATCCCCGGGGGATCCCCCGCGAATGTGGCTCTGGGTCTGGCCCGCCTGGGCCGGGACGCCGAGCTCGACTGCTGGATCGCCACCGATCCCCGAGGCCGGGCGATCCGCTCCCACCTGGAGGCATCCGGTGTGCGCCTGACCCCCGGGGCCGACGCCGCCGAGCGCACCTCCACCGCCCAGGCCACCATCGGCGCGGACCGCGCCGCCACCTACGTCTTCGACCTGGACTGGAACCCGCCCTACCCCCACCGCCCCGAGGGCGCCGAGGCGCCCCTGCTGGTGCACACCGGATCGATTGCGGCGATCCTGGAGCCGGGGCGGGCCACCGTCGAGCAGGTGCTGCGCGATCACCGCGAGACCTCCACGATCTGCTACGACCCCAATGCCCGCCCCCAGCTCATGGGCTCCCCCGAGCAGGCTCGCGAGATCGTCGAGGGGCTCATCGCCCTGACCGACCTGGTCAAGTGCTCCGATGAGGACATCACCTGGCTCTACGGCGCCGACGCCGACCTGGAGTCCGTCCTGAGGGACTGGCTGGGCCTGGGGGCCGCCGTGGTCGTGGTGACCCGGGGCAAGAAGGGCGCCCTGGCCCTGACCAGCTCTGGCCTCAGGCTTGAGGTCCCGGCCGATCCGGATGTCGTCGTGGCGGACACGGTCGGCGCCGGGGACTCCTTCATGGGCGGTCTGGAGGACGCGCTGTGGAGCGAGGACCTCGTGGGGGCGGACCGCCGGGAGGCCCTGCACGCCCTCGACGCCGCCGCGCTGGAGCGGATCGTGCGCCACGCCGCCGCCATCGCCGACATCACCGTCTCGCGCGCCGGCGCCAACCCGCCCACTCGCGACGAGCTGCCCTGATCTGATCACCGGCCCGCCCCGGCCGCGGTGCGCGGGCCTGACTCGTGGGCCGGGCCCGTGGTCGGGGCTGCGCTCCGAGCGAGGAGCCCGGGCGGCCCTGCCCCTGGGCCCCGCTCAGGCGACGTATCAGGCGAAGAAGACCTCGTCGACCTGGAGGATCTCGAAGGTCTGGGTGGCGCGCACGCCGATGCCGTGGCGCATCATGAGTCCGGCCAGGCCCTCGCCGTCGATGAGCACGGTGCGGATGGCGGAGCGCTCGGCATAGGCCCAGGCGTCGGCGGTCAGCTCCCCGGTGGTGATGAACAGTCCCTGGACCAGGCCTCGGCGCTGGGCCTCGCGGACGAAGGCCTGGATGACGGGCCGCCCGGTGGGCAGGCCCGTGGGCGCCAGGCGCTTGGCCTGGACGTAGATGCGCGACAGTCCCAGGGAGTCATCCTCCAGGACCGCCTCGATGCCGCCGTCGGCCGTGGCGTGAGCCCGGGCCTCGTGCCCCTGGACGCCGTAGCCCATGGCCTCCAGGAGGGTCAGGATGGTGTGCCCGTAGCAGTCCGGGTCCTGGGCGTGGATGCGCTGGAGGAGCTCGGCGGTCACCGACTGGCGCAGGCGCTCGATGCCGTCGGCGATCTGATGGATGGGGTTGGCGACCTCGGCGCTGATGGTGCGCTTGATCGGGACCACGTTGGTGGCGTGGCGGCCGGCCATGCGGCGGCGGGCGACGGCGTACTCGGCGAGCCCGGCCACATCTTCCTGGGTCAGGCCCTCGGGGTACTCGTCGAGGATCTGGCGGCCCAGGTCGGTGATGCGGAACTGGCCTCGCGCGGGCCGCTCAATGGCGTCGATGCGCACCAGGTGGGACAGGGCCAGGGCGGCGCGGCTGTCACTGGGGCGGCGACCGCCCGGCAGCGCCTCGCGCTCGAGATCGGGGACGGTGGGGTCCTGCCCCAGCACGATCCTCTCCAGGACGCGGAACTGCTGGACCCGGCCGTCGTCGAGGATGCGCAGCAGGGGGACCAGGAGCTGCTCCCAGCTCAGGGAGGGCCGCATCCGCGGCTCGCGAGCCTGGGGAATGGCGCGCGTGTCATCGGGGGCGGGGTGCTCTGCGATGACCATGAGCCCAGTCTATGGGGCGGCGACTGTGGCGCGGCAAGTCTCAAGATGGCAACCTTTCGCGCCCATCCCGCCCCCCCTGGCGGGACCGGATCGCGACGGGTCCCACTGGGTCCCACTGGGTCCCGCACCGCGCCGGCGACCGGCGCGGGAGCCTGCGGCGTCGGCAGTGTCGGCAAAGTCGCCAGTGTCGCCAGTGTCGCCAGAGTCGGCGGGGCGACTACTCGAAGTAGTCCTCGTCGACCTCGACGATCCGCACCGTGTGGCGCTCCTGGACGCCCACCCCGTGGCGGATCATGAGGGAGGCCATGGTCCGACCGTCGATGAGGATGATGCGGCCGGCCGTCTCCTCGCGCGCGGCCTGCTCGGCGGCCTCGCTGAAGGCCCCGGTGGTCAGGAAGACGCCCCGGTCGGTCTGCGCGGCCGCCATGGCCTCGGCGAAGTCGTGGACGCCGGGGGCGGTGATGAGGCCCTCCCCCGCGCCGACGCCGGCCCCGGCGCGCACCGCGCGGACGTAGAGGCGGGCCAGCCCCAGGAAGTCCTGGTCGATGACGCCCTCCAGGCCCCCGCCCTTGGCCAGCCGGGCGCGCGCCGCGCCGCCCTCCGAGCCGCCATAGCCCATGGCCATGAGCAGGTCGAGGGCCGCCTGCTCGAAGAACACGGGGTCCTGGCTGTTCATCCGCGCCAGCAGGTCGGTGCCCACCGACTCGTGGAGGTGGTCAAGGACGTGGTCGATCTGCTCCAGGGGGTCGACGGCGGTGGCCGCCGCGTCGATGAACTGCTCGATGACCTTGGCGGCCGGCACGGTCGGGCGCTCCAGCTGGGGCCCGATGTAGCCCGGCAGGCTGCGCAGATGCTTCTCGATCATGCCGGTGGGGTGCTCGTCCAGCAGTTGCAGCCCGATCGGGGTGATGCGGTAGCTCGAGCGCAGGTGGCGCTCAACGGCTCCGCCCTGGGCCAGGTAGGACAGCGCCCAGCCCACGCGGTTGGCGGCCATGGACTCCCCCGAGGAGATGACGACCGCCTGCTGCTCCTGGCTCAGGGCGAGGCGGGCGATGACGAGCCGCTTGATCTCCCGGTTGCGCCGGACCTCGCCGTCGTCGAGGACCTGGAGGACCGGGGTCAGCATCTGCTCCCAGCCGGGGACCGGCACCACGCCGCCCATCAGGCCGAACTCCGAGTCGCGATCGGCTCGCACCCGAGCGCATGCCCGCCAGCGGTCGATACGGCGCAGCCCCTGCCCGCCCACGCTCTCATCGTTATCATCTGTACACCGTACCGTCACCTTCCTGCACGGCGCATCCGATTCAATGCTGCGGCATGCCTCACTCGGGCTCGCCGAGGCGGGCGGTGCTCACCGGGTTGCCGTGCTCGGCGATGAGGCTGATGACATCCTCGGCGCCCACCCAGGCGGTGGCCGTGTTGTCGTTGGGATGGATGCCCATGACTCCGCCGAGGAAGAACTCATCGATGTAGACCTCCACATCCCGGGCCTCGTTGTTGAGCACGGCGAAGGGCCCCACGGCCCCCTTGGCCACCGCCATGCGCGCGGCCAGGTCCGCCTCGGAGGCGAAGGACAGGCGGCGCGAGCCGATGACCTCCTGGATGTGGCGCAGGTTGACCGGCTGCTCGCCGGGGACCACGATGAGGTAGTAGTGGCGCTTCTTGTCGTCGCGGATGAAGAGGTTCTTGGCGATCCGGTCGGGGTGGGGCAGGCCCGCCTCGATCATGGCCTCGATGGTGAAGACCGGCTCGTGCTCGCTGAGCTCGTAGTCGATCCCGCGCTCCTCAAGGAGGGCGATGACGTCCTGGCGTGCACTCATCTGCTGCTGCCTCTCTGCTGGGTGGCCCGGGCCCATCCCCGGGGAGCACCAGGGTATGCGACGACGGCGCAGGGCACCGGCCCTCGGGGAGCCCCGTTCCTTGGTGGTGGTCCTCGATGGTCCGGGGCCGGGCCGGCTGGCGCCGGCATGATGCCCTGTCCCTGTCCCACCAATGATCCGGGGGTTTGACCCGGGGGCTGTCGGCGGCGCGGGGGCCGCCGTGGCCCGGGCCCGCGCAGCAGCGGCGCGGCTCTCAGGGCTGGGGCGGCACCGGCGTGGCGACGTAGACGGACTCCAGGTACTCCCCGATGCCCTCCTTGCCGCCCTCGCGGCCCATGCCCGAGTGCTTGACGCCCCCGAAGGGCGCGCCCGCGTTGGAGATCGTCGCCGAGTTGACCCCGAGCATCCCCACCTCCAGGCGCTCGGCCAGCCGCATGGCGCGACCCGCGTCGCGCGTGTGCAGGTAGGCGGACAGGCCCACGGCATCGGCGTTGACCCAGTCCACCACCTCGCCCTCGGTGCGGAAGGGCGCCACGGGGGCCACCGGCCCGAAGATCTCCTGGGTCATGATCTCGGCGTCGGGCGCCACGTCCACCAGGACCGTGGGCGGGTAGAAGAAGCCGGGCCCCTCGGGGATCCGGCCGCCGATCAGCGCCCGGGCACCGCCGGCCAGGGCGCGGTCTACCAGGCCGGCGACGTCGTCGCGCTGGCGGGCCGAGATGAGCGGGCCCACGTCCACGCCCTCCTCCAGGCCACTGCCCAGGCGCAGGGCCCCCAGCTCGCGGGTGAGGGCCGCGACGAACTCCTCGTAGACGCCCTCCTGGACGAAGACGTGGTCGGCGGCATTGCAGGCCTGCCCCATGTTGCGCATCTTCGTGGCCACGGCCGCGCTGACGGCGGCGGGGATGTCGGCGTCGTCGAAGACGATGAAGGGGGCGTTGCCGCCCAGCTCCATAGAGGTGCGCAGCACATTGTCCGCCGCCTGGCGCAGGAGCGCCTTGCCCACCTCTGTTGAACCGGTGAAGGAGAGCTTGCGCAGTCGGGGGTCGGCCATGAGCGCCGAGCCCACGCCCCGGGAGTCCTGGGTGGGCAGGACCGACAGGACGCCGTCGGGCAGGCCGGCCTCGGACATGATCCGGGCGAAGAGCAGGGCGGTCAGGGGCGTGTCCCGGGCGGGCTTGAGGATGGCGGTGCAGCCCGCGGCGAAGGCGGGGCCGGCCTTGCGGGTGGCCATGGCCAGGGGGAAGTTCCACGGGGTGATGAGCAGGCAGGGCCCCACAGGACGGCGCAGCACCGTGGCCTGGAGGTGCCCCTCGGGCACGCGGAAGTAGTCGCCGCGCACGCGCACGGCCTCCTCGGCGAACCAGCGCATGAACTCCGCCCCGTAGGCGACCTCCGCGCGGGACTGGGCCAGCGGCTTGCCCATCTCCAGGGTCATGAGCAGGGCGAGGTCATCGCTGTAGGTGGTGGTCATGAGCTCGAAGGCCCGGCGCAGGATCTCACTGCGCTCGCGCGGGGAGGTGGCAGCCCACGGCCCCTGGGCGGCGGCGGCCGCATCCATGGCGGCGACCGCATCCCGCTCCTCGGCACTGGCCACCCGCGCCAGCGCCTGGCCGGTGGCGGGGTTCAGGACCTCCAGCTCCCGTCCCGAGGCCCCGGGGACGAACTCCCCGCTCAGGAAGATCCCGGTGGGGATGCGGCTGAGCAGATCCCTGCTCAGGTCATCGAGCTCGCGCTCGGGCGGGCTGTCAGATGCGGTCTTGTCGCTGGCGTGGCTCATCTCTCTTCTCCTTCGAAGGCGCCCATCCATCCTCGCACGGGGCGCCCGGCCCGGGCCAGGGGCGGCGCGGACGAGCCTTTGCGTCGAGAACGAGCCTTTGCGTCAATCACCCCTGTGCTAACCCCCGTCGGATGACGCGAACCCTCGTCCGATACGCAGACCCTCGTCCGCGACGCATCCTCTCGCGCTCGGCGCGAACCGGCGCGGGACAGCCTCCCGCCCTACTTGCCCAGGCGCCGCTCACGGCGGGCGTAGTCGCGCAGGGCCCGCAGGAAGTCCACGCGGCGGAAGGCCGGCCAGTTGACCTCGCAGAAGTAGAACTCGGAGTGGACCGACTGCCACAGCAGGAAGCCGGAGAGGCGCTGCTCGCCGGAGGTCCGGATGACCAGGTCGGGGTCGGGCTGGCCCTTGGTGTAGAGGTGGGCGGTGATGTCCTCCTCGCTCAGGGAGGCGGCCACCTCCTCCAGGCTGGCCCCGGCTGCGGCGCGCTCGCGCAGCAGGGCGCGCACGGCGTCAGCGATCTCCTGGCGCCCCCCGTAGCCCACGGCGATGTTGACCTGCATGCGCTCATCGGCCTCGTGGTCCGCCGAACCGGCATCGGCGGATGCGCCGTCGCCAGGGCCCGCGGGGGCGGTGGAGGACACGGAGGTCTGGAGGCGGCGGGCCACCGGCTCGGGCAGCAGCTCGACGGCGCCCACCAGGCGCAGCCGCCAGCGCTCAGCGGCCGCGAGCTCGTCGACAGCGGCGGCGATGATGTCCAGCAGTGGGGAGAGCTCCGCGGGATCGCGGGCCAGGTTGTCCGTGCTCAGCAGCCACAGGGTGACCACGCGAACCCCGGCCTGCTCGGCCCAGGTGAGGAACTCGGCGATCTTGTCCGCCCCGCGCTTGTGCCCCTGGGAGGGGCCGATCCCCATCGCCTTGGCCCAGCGGCGGTTGCCGTCCAGGATGACGCCGACATGCCGGGGAGCCTTGGCCGGGTCCATGCGCGCGGTCAGGCGGCGCACATAGAGGTCGTAGAGGAGGTTGTCGCCTGCCATGGATCTCCCCGGGGATCAGAGGTCGGGGCCCGACGACGCCGGGCTTGCCCAACGGTACCGCGCCGGGCACCGCGCCGCCCTGCGCTCAGGAGCCGATGGCAGGGCTGGAGGGGCGCGCAGCAGGACCCGGCGGGCAGGATGGGTCCTTGTCAGGGCGATCGGTCTCGGCCCTCAGCGCCTGCTCCGGGCCTCTGGCCCGGGCCTGCCGGGCAGAGTCAAGCGGAGTCGGGCAGAGTCGAGCAGAGTCGAGCAGAGTGAGCAGAGCCGGGCGGCCGCTGGGAGCTGTGCCCCGCGCCTGTCCCGACAGCGCGCGATGGCAGGGGCGCGGGGCGAGTCACCGGGCCGCTGCCGAATCACTGAGGCGGGCGCCACGCCGCCGGTGCGCCTGCCCAGGAGTAACCTACTCCTCCGTAACCTACGGAATCGTAACTTGCGGATTCGGCCCGCCCGAGCAGAAGGAGGACCATGAGCGCAGCCGCGACCAACAAGCACTCCCGCACCGCCCACGCGGGCGTCGTCGCCTCGATGAAGCCCCGCCTGCGCGGGTGGATCCACGCCGGAACCGCGCCCCTGGCCCTGGCCGCATGCATCGTGCTGACCGCCCTGGCCCCGGGGGCAGGCCTGACATGGGCCTGCGCCATCTACCTGGTCTGCTCCCTGCTGCTCTTCGCCAACTCCGGGGTCTACCACATCGGCTCAGGGCACTGGCCCGCCCGGGTCACCGCCGTCCTGAGGCGCATCGACCACGCCAATATCTACCTGCTCATCGCCGGCACCTACACCCCGCTGTCCGTGGCCCTCCTGCCTCCCAGCACGGCGGCGCTGGTGCTGGGCATCGTCTGGGCGGGCGCGGGCATCGGCACCGCCACCAACCTGCTGTGGATGAGCGCGCCGCGGTGGTTCACCGCCGGGCTCTACGTGATCCTGGGCTGGGTGGCGATCTGGTTCCTGCCGCAGTTCTGGACCAACGGCGGGCCCGCCATCGTCTGGCTGCTGGTGGCCGGCGGGGTGACCTACACGCTGGGCGCGGTCATCTACGCCCGCAAGCTGCCCAACCCCTCCCCGCGCTGGTTCGGCTTCCACGAGGTCTTCCACGTGTGCACCGTGGCGGCCTGGGCGTGCCAGTGCGTGGCCTGCTACCTGGCTGTGCTCTGAACCGCCCCCACGAGGTCCTCTCATCCGGGGATTGGGTACATTCTGCTCCACCGGCAGCGACGCCGCCCCATCCCGCCCGAACGGAGAATCGCGTGACCAAGAGCAAGAAGAGCGCCGCATCCACGCACTGGAGCGCCGACCCTCGCACGGCGCTGCGCGTGGGCCAGGGCATTGACCTATCCGCACTGGACCGGGCCTCCACCCCCGGCTGGCAGGGCGATGAGGACGCGGCCGTGGCCTGGACCCAGCAGATCACCCCCTTGCTCTCCGAGCTCCAGGAGCGCCTCTTCGCCGCCTCCCGGGCGGGCGGCTCCAGGCGCATCCTGCTCGTGGTCCAGGGCCTGGACACGGCCGGCAAGGGCGGGATCGCCCGGCATGTCATGGGACTGGTCGACCCCCAGGGCGTGCGCCTGACCGCCTTCAAGGCCCCCACCGCCGAGGAGCGCGCCCATGACTTCCTGTGGCGCATCCGCAAGGCCATCCCCGAGGCCGGGATGATCGGCATGTGGGACCGCTCCCACTACGAGGACCTATTGGTGCCCCTGGTATCCGGCGACCTGGACGAGCAGGCGATGGCCGATCGCATCGCGCAGATCCATGAGTTCGAGCGCGAGCTCATCGCCCAGGGCACCACGATCATCAAGGTCGCCCTGCTCATCTCCCACACCGAGCAGGGCCGGCGCCTCCTGGAGAGGGTGGACCGCCCGGACAAGCACTGGAAGTACTCCCCCGGGGACATGGATGTGCGCGACCAGTGGGAGGACTACCAGGCCGCCTACCAGCGGGTGCTGGAGGAGACCTCCTTCCCCGAGGCCCCCTGGCATGTCATCCCCGCCGATCACAAGTGGTACGCCCGCCTGTCGGTGACCTGCCTGCTCGCCCAGGCGCTGGCGGATCTGGACCTGTCATGGCCGCAGGCCCGCTTCGACGTCGAGGCCGAGCGCCAGCGGGTGCGCGCCAGCCTGGAGCAGGGCGCTCTGGCCGATTACGACCAGGCCCGCCGCGCCAAGCAGGGCAAGGCCACCAAGCGCGCGCGGGCCATGGAGGCCGCCATCGAGGCCCTGCCGGGACGCTGAGCCCCGGGCAGAACTACCCCCACCGATCACGTCGCCCCAGGTCACGGGCGATCCGACCACAGCACGGCCTCACGCTCCCCGGGAACTCCCAGGCAAAGCACAGACTGCGGCGTAGACTCGCCCATCAAAGCCGCTTGGGCCCGTGTTGGGGCGACCGAGCGCCGTCGTCGTCCCACCGGCCGGCGAGGGCACCACCGAGGACAACCCGAGGAGCAGATATGTCCGAGCAGACGCAGGGCACGTGGCTGACCCAGGAGGCCTACGACCGTCTGGCCGCCGAGCTGGAGCACCGCAAGACCGCCCAGCGCAAGGAGATCGCCCAGCGCGTGGAGGACGCGCGCCAGGAGGGCGACCTGCGCGAGAACGCCGGCTACCACGCCGCCCGCGAGGAGGCCGGGCTCAACGAGGCCCGCATCATCCAGCTCGAGGAGACACTGGACAACGCCCAGATCGGCGAGGCAGCCGCTGACGGCTCGGTATCAGCGGGCACCATCGTCACCGCGAAGGTCGCGGGCAAGGAGCAGGTCTTCGCCCTGGGCGGCCAGGAGATCACCGCCGACGTCCCCGAGGGTGTCAAGGTCTTCTCCCCCGACGCCCCGCTGGGCCAGGCCCTCATGGGCCACCGCGCCGGGGACACGGTCTCCTACGAGGCCCCCAACGGCCGCGAGATCACCGCCGAGATCGTCGAGGTCACGCGGGTGTGAGCCCCGGGCGCGCCAGCGCCCACCGACTGCCCCACGAGCGCCCTGGCGGATCCGCATCCGCCAGGGCGCTCACTGGTGCGGCGGGCCACGGAGCCGCACCATGCGCCGAGACCGGCATTCCGCCCGCCACCGCGCCGGGACCGACGCCATCACCGTCGGTCCCGGCGCAGCATGCCGGTTTCGACAAGAGGTTTCGACACGAAGTTTCGACAAGAACAGGCGGCGCAGTAGCGTGCCGTCATGACGATGACACCAACGCGCAACCCCGACCTGCCCGGCCGCGAGGACTCCATCCTTCCCGCGCCCGGCGACCACGTCGTCCTGGGCACCCCGCTGAACGGGCCCTGGCCCCAGGGCACCGAGGTCATCTACCTGGCGGG
This genomic interval carries:
- a CDS encoding alpha/beta fold hydrolase translates to MQAFVLEKYGAPFKEVLMPRPKPGPGQVLVRVAAAGVNHADERSRAGEFKALFRPRLPVVAGGELSGEVVALGRGVSGFSAGQPVIAYTGAIRMGAWAEYVVVDQDALAPAPTTVPLVDAAALPVVGLTAWQALVTLGRITAGKRVLIHGGTGGVGSVAIQLAKHLGAEVATTVSASNADFARSLGADEVIDYRGEDFVSRLAGSPVDLVLDTQGGDTTMRSLEVLRPGGLVVGIAATPDPAMADQAGAPLPIKLALAAMSARLRRRAARLGVRYRFLFIEPDGAALTTLAGLVDEGVLKPVVDRVLPFAQTRQALQQVLAGGARGKVLVSTRPDAVTTEAAHAAADAPSSRPGQAGDNAGEQRPTTWSETPNSRLAVGGEHLVYRDLGPLGGTPVILLTHLGAPLDEWDPAVVNALAANHRVVALELTGMGSSTGTVPGTIQEMAGTARAMIASLGFEQVDLLGFSLGGFIAQQIALDDPALVRRLVLAGTGPAGGRGIDRVTGGAYVYWDMLRGALHRTDAKEFLFFPRTPAGRAAAKDYLARIKERVMARNRPTTLGRLNRQLAAVRRWGSQEPQDLSRITAPTLIANGDHDRMIPSGLSEDMHRRIPGSTLVIYPDSGHGAVFQHHEDFTRILLDHLEA
- a CDS encoding exodeoxyribonuclease VII small subunit, which codes for MSLDPSAASASSPDSDLPDVESLTYEQAREELVGVVQRLEAGSAPLEDSLALWERGEALAARCQVWLDDARARLAAVAEQEGQDGQDTQG
- a CDS encoding carbohydrate kinase family protein; the encoded protein is MSAPGRPGTALVIGEALVDVVIHPGAEPVDIPGGSPANVALGLARLGRDAELDCWIATDPRGRAIRSHLEASGVRLTPGADAAERTSTAQATIGADRAATYVFDLDWNPPYPHRPEGAEAPLLVHTGSIAAILEPGRATVEQVLRDHRETSTICYDPNARPQLMGSPEQAREIVEGLIALTDLVKCSDEDITWLYGADADLESVLRDWLGLGAAVVVVTRGKKGALALTSSGLRLEVPADPDVVVADTVGAGDSFMGGLEDALWSEDLVGADRREALHALDAAALERIVRHAAAIADITVSRAGANPPTRDELP
- a CDS encoding restriction endonuclease, which codes for MVIAEHPAPDDTRAIPQAREPRMRPSLSWEQLLVPLLRILDDGRVQQFRVLERIVLGQDPTVPDLEREALPGGRRPSDSRAALALSHLVRIDAIERPARGQFRITDLGRQILDEYPEGLTQEDVAGLAEYAVARRRMAGRHATNVVPIKRTISAEVANPIHQIADGIERLRQSVTAELLQRIHAQDPDCYGHTILTLLEAMGYGVQGHEARAHATADGGIEAVLEDDSLGLSRIYVQAKRLAPTGLPTGRPVIQAFVREAQRRGLVQGLFITTGELTADAWAYAERSAIRTVLIDGEGLAGLMMRHGIGVRATQTFEILQVDEVFFA
- a CDS encoding restriction endonuclease encodes the protein MGGQGLRRIDRWRACARVRADRDSEFGLMGGVVPVPGWEQMLTPVLQVLDDGEVRRNREIKRLVIARLALSQEQQAVVISSGESMAANRVGWALSYLAQGGAVERHLRSSYRITPIGLQLLDEHPTGMIEKHLRSLPGYIGPQLERPTVPAAKVIEQFIDAAATAVDPLEQIDHVLDHLHESVGTDLLARMNSQDPVFFEQAALDLLMAMGYGGSEGGAARARLAKGGGLEGVIDQDFLGLARLYVRAVRAGAGVGAGEGLITAPGVHDFAEAMAAAQTDRGVFLTTGAFSEAAEQAAREETAGRIILIDGRTMASLMIRHGVGVQERHTVRIVEVDEDYFE
- a CDS encoding prolyl-tRNA synthetase associated domain-containing protein; protein product: MSARQDVIALLEERGIDYELSEHEPVFTIEAMIEAGLPHPDRIAKNLFIRDDKKRHYYLIVVPGEQPVNLRHIQEVIGSRRLSFASEADLAARMAVAKGAVGPFAVLNNEARDVEVYIDEFFLGGVMGIHPNDNTATAWVGAEDVISLIAEHGNPVSTARLGEPE
- a CDS encoding NAD-dependent succinate-semialdehyde dehydrogenase, which encodes MSHASDKTASDSPPERELDDLSRDLLSRIPTGIFLSGEFVPGASGRELEVLNPATGQALARVASAEERDAVAAMDAAAAAQGPWAATSPRERSEILRRAFELMTTTYSDDLALLMTLEMGKPLAQSRAEVAYGAEFMRWFAEEAVRVRGDYFRVPEGHLQATVLRRPVGPCLLITPWNFPLAMATRKAGPAFAAGCTAILKPARDTPLTALLFARIMSEAGLPDGVLSVLPTQDSRGVGSALMADPRLRKLSFTGSTEVGKALLRQAADNVLRTSMELGGNAPFIVFDDADIPAAVSAAVATKMRNMGQACNAADHVFVQEGVYEEFVAALTRELGALRLGSGLEEGVDVGPLISARQRDDVAGLVDRALAGGARALIGGRIPEGPGFFYPPTVLVDVAPDAEIMTQEIFGPVAPVAPFRTEGEVVDWVNADAVGLSAYLHTRDAGRAMRLAERLEVGMLGVNSATISNAGAPFGGVKHSGMGREGGKEGIGEYLESVYVATPVPPQP
- a CDS encoding isoprenyl transferase is translated as MAGDNLLYDLYVRRLTARMDPAKAPRHVGVILDGNRRWAKAMGIGPSQGHKRGADKIAEFLTWAEQAGVRVVTLWLLSTDNLARDPAELSPLLDIIAAAVDELAAAERWRLRLVGAVELLPEPVARRLQTSVSSTAPAGPGDGASADAGSADHEADERMQVNIAVGYGGRQEIADAVRALLRERAAAGASLEEVAASLSEEDITAHLYTKGQPDPDLVIRTSGEQRLSGFLLWQSVHSEFYFCEVNWPAFRRVDFLRALRDYARRERRLGK